From the genome of Phlebotomus papatasi isolate M1 chromosome 2, Ppap_2.1, whole genome shotgun sequence:
aaaaaactatctcttttttatagttttttgtttacaaaaaatTAGGCACTCTATCCACGATTGACGTGAATAGAAAGCGCCTAACCCCCCCCACACACACATCCCAAATTAGCCCCATTCCCCCCCCATCATTACCTATTATGTAGGTCTAAAGCACTTCGGCCTATTATGACCAAGAACCATTTCTAAAAAAAGCTAAAATGCCAGATATATAAATAACACATAACaaacaacaaaaataaattacaaattgtCTCCCTATAACATTGACTCACCCACAATTAAGGCTGTCTCTAAATTAGCCCCGTGTtcccctacaaaaaaaaacacattgaaaaattgaattttcaaagtaGGTTTGGGGCTATTGTGGGGCTCCAACTCTATAGAGGGGTATGGGAGATGGCTCAATATGTTCAGGAAGAGTCCCTCTACTAATCCTGAAAGTTTGATCGAATGTCAATTTGATTTGCATTTTTCgaattaataaatacaaaaaaagttaagaaaaattgAGTTTGTAAAGTATGTTTGGGGCTACTGTGGggctccacccctatggagggatatgggagatggcttaaaatgtccaggaagagtcctcctactaatcctgagagtttgatcgattgtctttttgttttacgttttcctcattaataaatacaaaattttttgaaaaaaaaattaattagtaatgtaggtttggggccactgtggggccccacccctatggagggatatgggagatggcttaaaatgtccaggaagagtcctcctactaatcctgagagtttgatcgattgtctttttgttttacgttttcctcattaataaatacaaaattttttgaaaaaaaaattaattagtaatgtaggtttggggccactgtggggccccacccctatggagggatatgggagatggcttaaaatgtccaggaagagttcctctactaatcctgagagtttgatcgattgtctttttgttttacatttttaccattgataaatacaaaattttttgaaaaaaaaattaattagtgaagtacgtttggggccactgtggggctctacccctatggagggatatgggagatggctcaaaatcttcaggaagagtcctcctactaatcctgagagtttgatcgattgtctttttgttttacatttttaccattgataaatacaaaattttttgaaaaaaaaattaattagtaatgtaggtttggggccactgtggggccccacccctatggagggatatgggagatggcttaaaatgtccaggaagagtcctcctactaatcctgagagtttgatcgattgtctttttgttttacgttttcctcattaataaatacaaaattttttgaaaaaaaaattaattagtaatgtaggtttggggccactgtggggctccacccctatggagggatatgggagatggcttaaaatgtccaggaagagctcctctactaatcctgagagtttgatcgattgtctttttgttttacgttttcctcattaataaatacaaaaaattattaagaaaaattgagTTTGCAATGTACGTTTGGGGCCATTGTGGGGCTCCAACCCTATAGAGGGGTCTGGAAGATGGGTCGAAATGTTCAGGAAGAGTCCCTCTGTCGATTTAGTAAGGTTTAATAtagcatttttaatttttttgcaaaattgtattCGGTCATATAtaggaaaattgtattttttttagaggaaaaaaatatggaattttcCCATAATATGGGCCCCCGGTCCCCCATTTGGGTCTAAAGTGGATGTGGAGGCTGTCCTGATGATAAGAAATGCATTTTTTCCCATTTCCCGTTAAAAATATGAGTGAGCTTTTTTTCGTCAAACTGTTTTTTACAGTGTACCTGAAAGATTGTATTCGCCGCAAGTTTGTATTTTCTTCAGGGACGTGCAAGGCCACAAGGCCACACGTCACTAAGTTGTTGACGTTGTCGTTGTCTTttcatttctttcttttttgtttacGTTTGTGTTGTCTtggtttgaatttaaattcaaccgTCGGTTTCCCTCTGATATTGATTGGACTAAGGGAGAATGTCCTTTCTACCCGGATGTATTATACCATTATGATGAGATGAACAATAATGGTAAAGGGATCATCCATGGTACGCATTCAGGGTTATGTCttatttttcgtgatttttttttaattgacactGTGTTTTTAAATGTCTATTTTGTTTTCgtttaataaatttgacaatttctttatatattttgtggttatttttttcaagaattttttgcaGGTTTTCTGCGTTTTCTAATGACTTATAGTTTTTTCTTGAATCTTCAtactttttacagaatatttttatatgatttGCGTCTTCTACAGTGTTACATAATTCACATTTTGTCAtcttctattatttttataattttaagaaattttttgtcATAACAGTGTCCTGTTCTTAACCttgatatcaattttatttcttttgagctaagttttaaatttttaaaccacattttattttctattttattgttTCTAATATCTCTATTAAATTTTCCTATGTTGCTATATTTTTATAATCGGATTCCCAATTTTTACTAAGATTTTCTAATATTTCGTTTGTATCAATCTGTTCTTCTTCGAAttcctcataattttctttaaaatattttatgttatcAAGAGCTTTATAATCTTCAAAAAGGTTTACAATTTTATCTTCTTCTGTTAATCTTcgacatatcgtcggttccgaagaagactattgttagtctacttacaatagtataaaaagatggtatcattggatgcaggcagaaaccttagatctatatccccacaaaattttatgttgattaagatattcctgcaaaagttacaagaaaaaaacttaaaatcagcgtgctcaattattgagttttttgcccacaattttgctatatttaatttaaaagtagtgttaactagaagatattcaatgcgtaagtatgataaaatagtttcaaaagctgaaagtatatacaaattgcagtgaaattaatgaaaagagtacactgtaaaaaatatatgtacTAAATTTTCTAGCAGATAGATATTCATAAAACTGTTATAATTATCTAAGCCATAAACCACACACGCGggaatattgatattttttttactatttacttTACTCGATACGAATACACACTCACTCACACCGCACTTTTGAAAGAAAGAGACGTCACATGTctccattgaaaaatgaaaaatccatGAATCATCATGTGTAATTCAAAAAGCGGATTCGAGGATGAAGACATGAAATCAATTGAATGTATAACGAAATATTGATGTAAAGTGCTAAAATTGTATTGAGCGGCGCCGTTATCAGAAATCGGCAACTGAAAACttgttttttgagtttttattaaattattttgtctgtTGATCTCAGTTACCCCCAACGCCCCCAACAGGTGAATTATTGCATATAAAGAAGGGAAAGTCgtgttttatttaaagaaaaagtgccattagaaaaaaattaaatctatttttatcTCACAACAATGAAAAAAAGTCCGACGTTCTCACAACTATTATTGCgaattgcaaaaaaatgtaatagcaatattgtggaaatttttctccCATGTTAGAAataatgaccagtgataagcccagataagcttatggtagctgagattctttacagaggtgacctcgaaatgcgtgcaactcggggtgcttgcaactcggaatgcgtgaattgaattttgggggtaaagaatcgtgtcgagccaatttcatccatttctactgccgagaacagtttactctaatgtgattttcgttgagaaatttcaagaattgcggtttttagagcagattttggcttttttaaaacattaaaaaaaaaactcaggggttcatgatgatttttggtgacaatttttccaaaaaaaaatcaactaatgatattaattgattgatagaattattttaagtattctaatgtgattttcgttgagaaatttcaagaattgcggtttttagagcagattttggcttttttaaaacattaaaaaaaaaactcaggggttcatgatgatttttggtgacaatttttccaaaaaaaaatcaactaatgatattaattgattgatagaattattttaagtattctaatgtgattttcgttgagaaatttcaagaattgcggtttttagagcagattttggcttttttaaaacattaaaaaaaaaactcaggggttcatgatgatttttggtgacaatttttccaaaaaaaaatcaactaatgatattaattgattgatagaattattttaagtattctaatgtgattttcgttgagaaatttcaagaattgcggtttttagagcagattttggcttttttaaaacattaaaaaaaaactcaggggttcatgatgatttttggtgacaatttttccaaaaaaaaatcaactaatgatattaattgattgatagaattattttaagtattctaatgtgattttcgttgagaaatttcaagaattgcggtttttagagcagattttggcttttttaaaacattaaaaaaaaactcaggggttcatgatgatttttggtgacaatttttccaaaaaaaaatcaactaatgatattaattgattgatagaattattttaagtattctaatgtgattttcgttgagaaatttcaagaattgcggtttttagagcagattttggcttttttaaaacattaaaaaaaaaaaactcaggggttcatgatgatttttggtgacaatttttccaaaaaaaaatcaactaatgatattaattgattgatagaattattttaagtattctaatgtgattttcgttgagaaatttcaagaattgcggtttttagagcagattttggcttttttaaaacattaaaaaagaccagataagcttatggtaggtaGCTAAGATtttcggttaataaacattggcgatagagtccggtccatatggatatagtaagggtcggggtacagtgggttggggtagagacggatgggacccattattagaaagtTCTTGCTCTCAGATACAGTATATgctctaaaatttcatcgaaatctcTTTATATacacagaaaatgcagtccgggcaagacatttttggttataactCGGGTGAGGAAACATCAAGGGAGGCGTGCgatccaccgttggaaaggtctcgacctcagttacaaacatactaaaatttaaagaaaaagcatcgtcttgttttcgaaatattcgaaatcgaaatttctaaaatcaatttttcgattaatcggactttCGAgtcaatcggatgaaattggggtgtcacaaAGGTTGTAGTATTCCACGAGAgatttccaaaacaccaaaatttttgtCCGATCGTATTTCAtctaggaccacaaaagctgattgtaaagaatctcagctaaaagtgAATCGTCCGGGAAAGATCCCAatgttaatttttatattttgtacttaagaagaaaaaaatggtaATTATTGTTCTAAAAGTATTTATTCCATAGTTTTCTCTTTGGTGGCTTTAAAACCAATTGtagttacaatttttttgtccTGAGGCACTTTGCTATGCTCAAACTCAATTCTATATCTAGCTGATTTAGCTTTTAacaacatttcaaaattaagtAATGACTTAAATATAAAGCGCctcattaataaatttttgagatattcaCTATAATACTATAATTTTGTATAGTTATTCTCacaatagttttatttttttgttatcgaggaaaatatttcttttttggtGTAACACCGTTTGGTTAGATTCCTTTTTCTTTTCTCCAATTCCGTGTTGGACAACAAAGTCATCCATGGTAAGGCTATGAAGATTGAAAGAAACGGCCAAAATATTGAACATTTTCCACGCGAAGTCCTCTTGATGATCAAGGATGAAAAGGGATCGATTGGATAATATATAACCCTTAATCCATGccaaatttctgtttttttttcaccatcaGGGATTCCATCCCAAATTTGAGATGATATTCACAGTTCAGGGAGTCGCACAACTGGTTGATTTGGTGCATCCCAGAAAGCTTCGCAGTGATCCACTAAATTCTCCTCTGCTGTTGTCAGGAGTTCCTCAGCTTGATCTGTGGTCCATGCCTTTTGCACTAATGCACACGACTCCAGTGTACTTGATCCGAGAATGCGACTCAGCTTCTCACTGCTGTCCACCTTTATGATGTAAATATCATTCTCGAAGCAAAACGCCTGAAGAAGAACTTCCTGCATGTGCGTAGCGCTATCACCAATTGATGGTGGTGCCAAGATACAAAAGAGAGCATCCTCAGGTGCTGATGAGAGTGTCTTAACTGCTCCCGCAACACCCACAATAGTTCTCTTATCATTCTGTGCTTTCAGTAAGACATTACGGACTGTTCGTCCAAGATTTGTTATCTGTCGTCCCATTTTTTCAACTTCCACAATTTTCTCGTCCAGTACCATAGTTACGCCTTTCGATTTTTGATTCAAATTCAGGGAAATATATTCCGAATGTGGTGCCAGTTTATTGACTTTCACCTTGTCCAATTGAATCAATTCTCTGCAGAAGGTGTTAGTTAGACTTTTGCGGTCACTGATAAATCCcagaaatatttgaatattcgCAAAGTCACCGTGTCACTAATGTTTACACAAACTTATGCAATTGAGATGAAATTCTTTGCACTATGTCTCTTATTAGCTTTACTTTTACTGTTGATTTCACAATGTGGCTCCTCAATGAATACGAGCTACTTTTATAACCGTGGCTCTCCCCACTACGGAATTCCCCACGAATATTACCGAAGGCACACGATCATAACGCTTCGATTGTGTTTTCATGAGAAAGCCCAAGAGTTTGGGGAATTTGGCGTGTGTGTTGTGTTGGGATTTTACAATGCTATTCGAAAGAGATACACGTTTCACTGGAAATACACAAAATACACTGAAAAACTGTTACCATGTCCCCTTCCCTACTGGCGCCCCCATTCTCTACCGGCTTCACGAGACAGGTCAAATCTTGTTTTGAACAAATTCTATCGCGGGTGTGTACTTACCAGAAATGACGTATAGTagtgtatctttttttttgggtcaTCCTCCAGAATTCTCGTGGTAAAAATGCTAACACTGCTAATATAAACCACACACGTGctgaaaaaagtaatttaaaaaaaaaaacaatttaaaacacACAAGTGTGTTCAGTTCAGAGTCAGACAAGTGTGTCAATATTTTGTAGATGGATCATTATAATATTGCTTATTGTCTCATGCAACAAAACTACGCATTTGCATAAGAAATTCTGATTTTACTTATAAAGTTTCCTTGCGCGTCGCAATGGGTTTTTATATACCCAAAAAGGGGTCAAAAGATTTCGCATCACAAGATTTCattcatggaattttttttatttgccctATCATTTCTCATTCCTCTCTTTGCAGCTTCCAAAtagaaatttacaaattctCTGAAAGCTAGAAAATTCATTTCTGGGGATTTAAACCGTTTATTAAACCTCTGTACAAGACATGTGCCAAAAAGTATAATCACATGAAAATTCTATGGAAAAGTAGGAAAAGTTTACGAAGAAATTTTCAGGATaattcatagaaaaaaatatataacattgATTTCTTTAGAATTTGGATTATGGTAGAAATTTTCCCACTGGGAGGGGATTTTATGCAAGTTGGAAATTCACTTGGAATTTCCAAGGAGTTCAATTGGTTCAATGCTTTCCACCTTTCAGGTTTGTTTATACTTTTGCGCTTGGGTTTTGCAATGCAATCATTTTGAGCTGAGATGTTCGTCTCTGAAAGTCCCAAGATCTTCAACAAAAAACAGGTTCATACGATATTTGCGTCACGATgatcttaacccattccttaccatggtattatacatcatacgcaaattgagtgattttagataatatattcctgggcaacttttatccgaattgctgtcgggaatgaatttttagtaaccttagttcttcaattacttgggaaaaatgatccgacagagatgaaaatacattttgttattgttttcttgcttcgtggaagatcatgcaaaatttttgctcaaaatggcggacggaaaattcgacatcccgtcgaatttgttaaaaatggccttcatcctctttcctgatttgaattctagttgccaatttgttttattggatagttactctatctaaatcagtAGAGTTTGTAATCAAttaagcagaggtgtgcaagaaaccgttgaaaccgaattaacgtcaaaataagtttgttatacagtagactctcgcttatccgtggaacgggaccgaaatgtcacacggattttgagagtgatacacatcaaattgtttgaaatctaacgatttttttgtttacattgcaaatttatggagtgaattctgatctgactgaatcgacattctctctaaacatgcgtactgtccaaaaaagttacaatgagaaagaattaacagtagatagagcacatttgctttaacaaaaaaaaaccaaaacggggaaaatatgtcaacaaaatttttaaaattcaactgtctcacggatttttttatgtcacccggaaaaagagtccacggataagcgagagtctactgtagtagcgttttgaccattgacttacatgtttcatttgacgttaattcggtttcaacggtttcgcACACCTCTGAATTAAGGCACAGAATTTAAAATCAGCGACCGTTAAGacatgtgtttgacaggggctccctgcgtccccatatgagataaaaaaaatttcttttcaaaatattcatctattaatctgtaggaaactaatcccaaaatatgaacattctatctcaagtatttctggtacattgactgaatgggttaaagtcGATGATGCCTCACACTGACTCATTTTTTTGCCATTGCGTTTGGCTAAGAAATTTGCATCCCGATTTTTCCAAAtcatgaaaattgtgaaaattccaAATGAAATTCTTTTAATTGAGGCGGTGACTATAATTgctattttttctcaataattaatCACAATTATCTTTTAATATAGTATAATGTGTGGCACTATAAAAAGTGCGATGAACCCCTCTCTGTTatggaattttccaaaaattgacCGTAAAAAGCCCCTAAAATTGCACAAATTCTTTTCTTGTCTTGTATTATTCAATGAGATGGTTTTATCATCGTAGCGAAGGACATTTATCTGTAATTAAATTCAAGTTTAATTCTCTGAAAAATGTAACACAGTGAAAATAGATTTCTTGGTACAAGAGAAACGTGTCATTCTCTAATGAAAATGATCTTATTATGGGATCAAGAAACTCACGCATTTTCTACGTATTGAACTGGGAGAGGGACAAATTTTCTTGGCAAACGATCAAGAcatttgtaaattttctttttcatttttattttgcaaagttCTTGGGAAATACCCGAATTTTGTCAAGACaagaaattatgcaaaatttatttatttttttatattttgaattccttttaattttcaatGCCTCATCATCGGAAGAAATACAATCACTAAATGATGAAAACCTTGGAAAAATAGATATAAATTGTAGTTGTGCAAGGAAACCCCAGGAAaccaaaatacaatattttcactttattttttccttacaaaattatattaaaatctaTGTGTATTTGACCTCGTTTCTTCATTTGACTATTTGATTTTTTCACGTAATACATTATAatgacattttttaatttttcattgattgtgtctaaagtgaataaaaaaaaattggcattcATTC
Proteins encoded in this window:
- the LOC129801760 gene encoding growth arrest and DNA damage-inducible protein GADD45 alpha codes for the protein MVLDEKIVEVEKMGRQITNLGRTVRNVLLKAQNDKRTIVGVAGAVKTLSSAPEDALFCILAPPSIGDSATHMQEVLLQAFCFENDIYIIKVDSSEKLSRILGSSTLESCALVQKAWTTDQAEELLTTAEENLVDHCEAFWDAPNQPVVRLPEL